In Proteus vulgaris, one DNA window encodes the following:
- the mrcA gene encoding peptidoglycan glycosyltransferase/peptidoglycan DD-transpeptidase MrcA, translating into MKFLKYFFIFVLACIILGAASIYGMYKYVEPQLPDVATLKDVRLQTPMQVLSADGELIAQYGEKRRLPLTLEEMPPQLINAFIATEDTRFREHHGIDPIGISRAVVVALTSGQASQGASTITQQLARNFFLTPEKKLMRKIKEAFLAIRIEKELTKDEILALYLNKIYLGNRAYGVGAAAYVYFGKSVHDLSLNEMAVIAGLPKAPSTLNPLYSYDRALKRRNVVLLRMYEENYITRAQYESARAEPIVAKYHAPQIDFSAPYLTEMVRMEMYERYGENAYTDGYKIYTTVIRKDQLAAEKALRDNVIDYDMRHGYRGAQEVLWREGQTPWDNDAINKKLKEIQTYGPLIPAVVLSADAKEAKVVLKNGDNITLDLKAVRWARKFISDTAQGATPTKVDAVVNVGEQIWVRQNNDNNWVLAQLPGVNAAFVALNPLNGGIIALVGGFDFEISKFNRVSQSLRQVGSNIKPFLYAAALDKGLTLSTLLNDLPISRWDAGAGTDWRPKNSPPTYAGPIRLRQGLGQSKNVVMVRAMRAMGVDYAADYLLRFGFPNQNIDRTESLALGSPSFTPMQMVRGFAVMANGGYLIEPYYIQRIENAEGEVLFTAEPKVACPDCTDIPVIYGDTMRSIALSDDYMENVAQSNKSQPADAAPEIELEQAPLAETVKESPYAPHVISTPLAYLMHDALRTNLVGEPGWSGTGWRAVRDLKRQDIGGKTGTTNSSKDAWFSGYGANIVATAWIGFDDSSRNLGRTAASGGEAGAKTAQPIWNDFMKVALDGVPVNMMPAPKGVVAVQIDRRTGKLAGDGPSMKEYFIEGTQPTERAKSEVGTQIFEDNGESNELF; encoded by the coding sequence GTGAAGTTCTTAAAATATTTTTTCATCTTCGTTTTGGCTTGCATAATTTTGGGAGCAGCCTCGATATACGGTATGTATAAGTATGTTGAGCCTCAATTACCCGATGTTGCGACATTAAAAGATGTTCGTTTACAAACCCCTATGCAGGTTTTGAGTGCAGACGGAGAATTAATTGCGCAATATGGCGAAAAACGCCGTTTACCGCTAACGCTAGAGGAAATGCCTCCTCAATTAATTAATGCTTTTATCGCGACCGAAGATACCCGTTTTCGTGAGCATCACGGTATCGATCCCATTGGGATCTCGCGTGCGGTAGTTGTTGCATTAACATCAGGACAAGCTTCTCAAGGTGCAAGTACCATTACGCAACAGTTAGCTCGAAATTTCTTTTTAACGCCTGAGAAGAAATTAATGCGAAAAATTAAAGAAGCCTTTTTGGCTATTCGCATTGAAAAAGAGTTAACAAAAGATGAAATTTTAGCGCTGTATCTAAATAAAATTTATCTGGGTAACCGTGCTTACGGTGTAGGTGCTGCGGCGTATGTTTACTTTGGTAAAAGTGTGCATGATCTTAGCCTTAATGAAATGGCAGTCATTGCTGGTTTGCCTAAAGCACCTTCTACACTAAATCCACTCTATTCTTACGATCGTGCCTTAAAACGCCGTAATGTTGTTTTATTGCGTATGTATGAAGAGAATTACATCACTCGAGCACAATATGAAAGTGCAAGAGCAGAGCCTATTGTGGCTAAATACCATGCACCTCAAATTGATTTCTCAGCCCCATATCTCACTGAAATGGTGAGAATGGAGATGTATGAGCGTTATGGTGAAAATGCTTATACAGATGGCTATAAAATTTACACCACTGTTATTCGTAAAGATCAATTAGCAGCAGAAAAAGCCTTACGTGACAATGTGATTGATTATGATATGCGCCATGGCTATCGCGGTGCTCAAGAAGTCCTTTGGCGTGAAGGGCAAACGCCTTGGGATAATGATGCTATCAATAAAAAATTAAAAGAAATTCAAACTTATGGGCCATTGATCCCAGCAGTTGTGTTATCTGCAGACGCTAAAGAAGCGAAAGTAGTTTTAAAAAATGGCGATAACATTACCTTAGATTTAAAAGCAGTTCGTTGGGCTCGTAAGTTTATTTCAGATACCGCTCAAGGCGCGACACCAACAAAAGTTGATGCAGTAGTTAATGTTGGTGAGCAAATCTGGGTTCGTCAAAATAATGATAACAATTGGGTATTAGCGCAGCTTCCAGGTGTTAATGCGGCATTTGTTGCATTAAATCCACTCAATGGCGGTATTATTGCGCTTGTAGGTGGTTTTGATTTTGAAATCAGTAAGTTTAATCGTGTTTCTCAATCATTGCGCCAAGTGGGGTCGAATATTAAACCTTTCTTGTATGCAGCTGCGTTAGATAAAGGACTTACTTTATCAACACTCCTTAATGATTTACCTATTAGTCGTTGGGATGCGGGTGCAGGTACGGATTGGCGACCTAAAAATTCACCACCAACTTATGCGGGGCCTATTCGTTTACGTCAGGGATTAGGTCAATCTAAAAACGTGGTGATGGTACGTGCAATGCGCGCAATGGGTGTGGATTATGCTGCTGATTATCTCTTACGTTTTGGTTTTCCTAATCAAAATATTGATAGGACAGAATCTTTAGCATTAGGATCACCATCATTTACACCAATGCAAATGGTACGTGGTTTTGCTGTGATGGCGAATGGCGGATATTTAATTGAACCTTACTATATCCAACGTATTGAAAATGCAGAAGGTGAAGTGTTGTTTACTGCAGAGCCAAAAGTAGCCTGCCCAGACTGTACAGATATACCGGTTATTTACGGCGATACCATGCGTTCTATCGCTCTATCTGATGACTATATGGAAAACGTTGCTCAATCTAATAAATCACAGCCTGCGGATGCAGCGCCTGAAATTGAATTAGAACAAGCTCCGTTAGCTGAGACTGTTAAAGAAAGCCCATACGCACCACACGTTATCAGCACACCACTGGCTTACTTAATGCATGATGCATTAAGAACAAACCTTGTGGGTGAACCGGGATGGTCTGGTACAGGTTGGCGGGCTGTTCGTGATCTAAAACGCCAAGATATTGGTGGTAAAACAGGAACAACCAACAGTTCTAAAGATGCATGGTTCTCGGGTTATGGTGCAAATATTGTTGCCACTGCTTGGATTGGCTTTGATGACAGCAGCCGTAACTTAGGACGTACTGCGGCTAGTGGTGGTGAAGCTGGTGCTAAAACAGCGCAACCTATTTGGAATGACTTTATGAAAGTCGCACTTGATGGTGTGCCTGTGAATATGATGCCAGCACCAAAAGGTGTTGTTGCTGTTCAAATAGATAGAAGAACGGGTAAACTTGCAGGTGATGGCCCATCGATGAAAGAGTATTTCATTGAGGGCACACAAC